From a region of the Flavobacterium sediminilitoris genome:
- a CDS encoding DUF2851 family protein yields MKEDFLHYIWLHKKVNVTQLYTTKGEKIEILHFGHYLQTSGPDFFNSKIIIDNQQWAGNIEIHVKSSDWYLHNHQKDENYDNVILHIVWEHDIEVFRKDNSEIPVLELKECVSKTEVVKYENLIKTKTWINCENQITTIDDFIFDNWKERLFFERLERKSNEVLQLLSETKNDWEAVLFCMLAKNFGLNTNGEAFLKIAKSIPFSTIRKERISVENLEALLFGYSNLLEENYEDEYYIKIVSKWEYLQNKYALEKIFLEPLQFYKLRPDNFPTIRLAQLASLYSTIDNVFSKCINLNDKDKFYRLFSFETNNYWKDHYNFDKKNSTKRKLLSRNFIDLIIINTIIPLKFTYDYYIGKDNIESILSLIKQIQPEKNAIINKFNSFKIKANDAFDSQSLLQLKNEYCSKNKCLHCRIGLKLIKN; encoded by the coding sequence ATGAAAGAAGACTTCTTACATTATATTTGGTTACATAAAAAAGTCAATGTAACTCAATTATACACTACGAAAGGAGAAAAAATAGAAATTCTCCATTTTGGACATTATTTACAAACTTCAGGTCCAGATTTTTTTAATTCAAAAATAATTATAGATAATCAGCAATGGGCTGGAAATATTGAAATTCATGTAAAATCATCAGATTGGTATTTACATAATCATCAAAAAGATGAAAATTATGATAATGTAATTTTACATATAGTATGGGAACACGATATCGAAGTTTTTAGAAAAGACAATTCAGAAATCCCTGTTTTAGAATTAAAGGAATGTGTTTCAAAGACTGAAGTTGTTAAATATGAAAATTTAATAAAGACCAAAACATGGATCAATTGTGAAAATCAAATTACAACAATTGATGATTTTATATTCGATAACTGGAAAGAAAGATTATTTTTTGAACGATTAGAGAGAAAATCAAATGAAGTATTGCAGTTACTTAGTGAAACAAAAAACGACTGGGAAGCAGTACTTTTTTGCATGCTAGCAAAAAACTTTGGATTAAATACAAATGGAGAGGCTTTTCTTAAAATTGCAAAATCGATTCCTTTTTCTACAATTAGAAAAGAAAGAATCTCTGTTGAAAACCTAGAGGCATTATTATTTGGGTATTCAAATTTATTAGAAGAAAACTATGAAGACGAATATTATATAAAAATAGTATCAAAGTGGGAATATCTTCAAAATAAATATGCTTTAGAAAAAATATTTTTAGAGCCATTACAGTTTTATAAGCTTCGGCCAGATAATTTTCCAACAATTCGTTTAGCTCAATTAGCCAGTTTATATAGTACAATTGATAATGTTTTTTCAAAATGTATAAATTTAAATGATAAAGATAAATTCTATAGGCTATTCTCATTTGAAACAAATAATTATTGGAAAGATCATTACAATTTTGATAAAAAAAATAGCACAAAAAGAAAGCTGCTGTCAAGAAATTTTATAGATTTAATAATCATAAATACGATAATTCCTTTGAAATTTACTTATGATTATTATATAGGTAAAGACAATATAGAATCAATATTAAGTCTAATAAAACAAATTCAACCAGAAAAAAACGCTATAATAAATAAATTTAATAGTTTTAAAATTAAAGCAAATGATGCTTTTGATTCGCAAAGTTTATTACAATTGAAAAACGAATATTGTAGTAAAAACAAATGTTTACACTGTAGAATAGGACTAAAATTGATTAAAAATTAA
- a CDS encoding PspC domain-containing protein, whose product MYKILHFFEKHGFFVATRLADKLGIRATNVRLFFIYISFVTAGLGFGFYLTLAFLLKLKDMIYTKRSSVFDL is encoded by the coding sequence ATGTATAAAATACTTCATTTTTTCGAAAAACATGGCTTTTTTGTAGCAACAAGATTAGCCGATAAATTAGGTATCAGAGCAACAAATGTTCGACTTTTTTTTATATACATATCTTTTGTAACCGCAGGCTTAGGTTTCGGGTTTTATTTAACACTAGCGTTTTTATTGAAATTAAAAGATATGATTTATACAAAAAGATCATCTGTGTTTGATTTATAG
- a CDS encoding sodium-dependent transporter, producing the protein MSTKADSWGSRVGLILAMAGNAVGLGNFLRFPVQAVQNGGGAFIIPYLICFLVMGIPLLFIEWSTGRYGGKFGNHSTPYILNTMGKSRVWKYIGVFGIFTNIAVAAYYCYIESWTMSYVYHSIVGTFKDMSQADVAGFFNSYVDVAHSTTGIPYEAVIFYIVCLLLNTYILSKGLSGIEKVAKIGMPLLITFGVILAIRGLTLGTSGASDIFPEANAWDGLNFLWTPQFDSLSNPKVWLAAAGQIFFTLSVGMGTIHCYAAYLKEKDDVALNAVSAGFMNEFVEVVLGSLIVVPIAAGYLGLDWVIQNAGFGMAFQTMPYLFQQWGDVLSIFAGVFWFGLLFFAGITSSLAMGTPWMGFMRDEFNWSKNKGAWSFGALALTMGLPTVIFYNQGLFDQYDYWAGTVSLVVFAFLETILFSYIFGIKKGWVEINKGADIKLPGFYKYIILIVTPALLGWVLVSSIPDWVDKVKDSDTHNKEWFSDAYYAENFESTGTKSAIVEEVTPTEIKFTFENEKKVFDKATEKVKVETFKDTKIYTFDASKNQKTLVQVGDAINPKDKIATGDFTNNTFYKFLGRMLLLMLFLFISIVVYLAYKKRVKEGRE; encoded by the coding sequence ATGTCAACAAAAGCAGATTCTTGGGGTTCGCGAGTCGGACTCATTCTGGCAATGGCTGGAAATGCTGTAGGACTTGGAAACTTTTTACGTTTTCCAGTTCAAGCAGTTCAAAATGGAGGAGGAGCCTTTATTATTCCATATTTAATATGTTTTTTAGTAATGGGTATTCCATTATTATTTATTGAATGGTCTACAGGAAGATACGGTGGCAAATTTGGAAATCATAGTACGCCATATATTCTAAATACTATGGGTAAAAGCCGAGTTTGGAAGTATATTGGAGTGTTTGGAATCTTTACTAATATTGCTGTTGCAGCCTATTATTGTTATATTGAATCATGGACAATGTCTTATGTGTATCATTCCATTGTAGGAACGTTTAAAGATATGAGTCAAGCGGATGTTGCAGGATTCTTTAACTCTTATGTTGATGTTGCTCATTCTACAACAGGTATTCCTTATGAAGCCGTAATATTTTACATTGTTTGTTTACTTTTAAATACATATATATTATCTAAAGGATTAAGTGGAATTGAAAAAGTAGCCAAAATTGGTATGCCTTTGTTAATAACATTTGGTGTTATTTTAGCAATTAGAGGATTAACATTAGGAACAAGTGGAGCTTCAGATATTTTTCCAGAAGCTAATGCTTGGGATGGTCTTAATTTCTTATGGACGCCACAATTTGATTCATTATCTAATCCAAAAGTTTGGTTAGCAGCAGCGGGTCAAATATTTTTCACACTTTCAGTAGGTATGGGTACAATTCATTGTTATGCTGCATATTTGAAAGAAAAAGATGACGTGGCCTTAAATGCAGTCTCGGCAGGTTTTATGAATGAATTTGTTGAAGTTGTATTAGGTAGTTTAATAGTTGTTCCAATTGCTGCAGGTTATTTAGGGTTGGATTGGGTTATTCAGAACGCAGGTTTTGGAATGGCGTTTCAAACTATGCCATATTTATTTCAACAATGGGGAGATGTTTTATCAATATTTGCAGGAGTCTTTTGGTTTGGTCTATTGTTCTTTGCAGGGATTACCTCTTCGTTAGCAATGGGTACGCCATGGATGGGATTTATGCGAGATGAATTTAATTGGAGTAAAAATAAAGGAGCTTGGTCATTTGGTGCCTTAGCTTTAACAATGGGACTTCCAACAGTTATTTTTTATAATCAAGGATTATTTGATCAATATGACTATTGGGCAGGAACGGTAAGTTTGGTTGTTTTTGCATTCTTAGAAACAATTTTATTTTCTTATATTTTTGGAATTAAGAAAGGTTGGGTAGAAATTAATAAAGGAGCAGATATTAAATTACCAGGTTTCTATAAATATATTATCCTGATTGTTACTCCAGCTTTATTAGGTTGGGTATTAGTGTCAAGTATTCCTGATTGGGTTGATAAAGTAAAAGATTCAGACACTCATAATAAAGAATGGTTTTCAGATGCATATTATGCGGAAAATTTTGAAAGTACTGGAACTAAATCAGCAATTGTTGAGGAAGTAACTCCAACGGAAATAAAATTTACTTTTGAAAATGAGAAGAAAGTTTTTGATAAAGCAACAGAAAAAGTAAAAGTTGAGACATTTAAAGACACAAAAATATATACTTTCGATGCAAGTAAAAATCAAAAAACACTTGTACAAGTAGGAGATGCCATAAATCCAAAAGATAAAATTGCAACAGGAGACTTTACTAATAATACATTTTATAAATTTTTAGGAAGAATGTTATTGTTAATGTTGTTCTTGTTCATTTCAATAGTAGTGTATTTAGCTTATAAAAAACGAGTAAAAGAAGGGAGAGAATAA